One genomic region from Verrucomicrobiota bacterium encodes:
- a CDS encoding energy transducer TonB, whose protein sequence is MNNKSISISVIILLFFCFYCEGLGDPGSSQEGTRPFLYFEVDELPRFGKENNSLLEYVYRNMKYPGRMLSKGTVVVSFTVTKDGDVCDVLVIKSLSEESDNAVIGALKMMPNWEPGSLRGQHVDVMMFLPIRFKPPGL, encoded by the coding sequence ATGAATAATAAATCTATTTCAATTTCTGTTATTATTTTGCTGTTTTTTTGTTTTTATTGTGAAGGTTTAGGCGACCCAGGCTCCTCTCAAGAGGGAACAAGACCTTTTTTATATTTTGAAGTTGATGAACTGCCTAGGTTTGGAAAAGAGAACAATTCATTGTTAGAGTATGTTTATAGAAACATGAAGTATCCCGGGCGTATGCTCTCAAAAGGAACCGTAGTGGTTTCTTTTACTGTTACGAAGGATGGAGATGTTTGTGATGTGTTGGTTATAAAGAGTTTGTCTGAAGAATCTGATAATGCCGTAATTGGTGCTCTTAAGATGATGCCGAATTGGGAGCCGGGTAGCCTCAGGGGGCAACATGTTGATGTAATGATGTTCCTACCAATTCGTTTCAAACCACCAGGGTTGTAA